A single Streptococcus thermophilus DNA region contains:
- a CDS encoding TIGR01212 family radical SAM protein (This family includes YhcC from E. coli K-12, an uncharacterized radical SAM protein.): MKKRYRTVNDYYREIFGEKIFKLPIDAGFDCPNRDGTVAHGGCTFCTVSGSGDAIVAPEAPIREQFYHEIDFMHRKWPEVHKYLVYFQNFTNTHAPLEVIKDRYEQAINEPGVVGINIGTRPDCLPDDVIDYLAELTDRMHVTVELGLQTTYEETSELINRAHSYELYVETVKRLRERAPKAEIVSHLINGLPGETHEMMVENVRRCVTDNDIQGIKLHLLHLMTNTRMQRDYHEGGLKLLSQEEYVSIICDQLEIIPKDIVIHRITGDAPRDMLIGPMWSLNKWEVLNAIDKEMERRDSWQGCKESLARRRKKHD; the protein is encoded by the coding sequence ATGAAAAAACGTTATAGAACAGTAAATGATTACTATCGCGAGATTTTTGGCGAAAAGATTTTCAAACTTCCTATAGATGCGGGCTTTGATTGTCCCAACCGTGATGGAACAGTGGCTCACGGTGGCTGTACCTTTTGTACAGTATCGGGGTCTGGGGACGCTATTGTAGCTCCTGAGGCACCGATTCGTGAGCAGTTTTACCATGAGATTGACTTTATGCACCGCAAGTGGCCAGAAGTTCATAAATATCTGGTTTATTTTCAAAACTTTACGAATACTCACGCACCACTTGAGGTTATCAAGGATCGCTACGAACAGGCTATCAATGAGCCTGGTGTTGTTGGGATCAATATCGGTACTCGCCCTGACTGTTTGCCAGACGATGTGATTGATTATCTGGCAGAACTCACAGACCGCATGCACGTAACGGTTGAACTTGGACTGCAGACGACTTATGAAGAAACGTCAGAGCTCATAAACCGAGCACACAGCTATGAACTCTATGTGGAGACGGTGAAGCGCTTGCGTGAGCGTGCGCCCAAGGCTGAAATTGTATCACACCTAATTAATGGGTTACCGGGGGAAACTCATGAGATGATGGTGGAGAATGTTCGCCGTTGTGTGACTGATAATGACATTCAGGGGATTAAACTCCATCTCCTCCACCTGATGACTAATACGCGTATGCAAAGAGACTACCACGAAGGGGGTCTTAAATTGCTGAGTCAGGAAGAGTATGTGTCAATCATCTGTGACCAGTTGGAAATCATCCCTAAGGATATCGTCATTCATCGGATTACTGGTGATGCACCGCGAGATATGCTGATTGGACCTATGTGGAGTCTCAACAAGTGGGAAGTCCTTAATGCCATTGACAAAGAGATGGAACGTCGTGACTCATGGCAAGGGTGTAAAGAGTCGTTAGCAAGAAGGAGGAAAAAGCATGATTAA
- a CDS encoding tRNA (mnm(5)s(2)U34)-methyltransferase, translating to MIKRPIHMSHDFLAEVLDDESIVVDATMGNGNDTAFLARLSKKVYAFDVQEQALGKTSQRLSDLGIENTELILDGHENLDHYVREPIRAAIFNLGYLPSADKSVITKPHTTLEAIEKILDRLEVGGRLAIMIYYGHDGGDMEKDAVLEYVIGLDQRVFTAMLYQPINQINTPPFLVMLEKLQ from the coding sequence ATGATTAAACGTCCCATTCATATGTCTCATGACTTTCTAGCAGAAGTGCTGGACGATGAGAGTATAGTTGTCGATGCGACCATGGGAAATGGTAATGACACAGCCTTTCTGGCTAGACTTTCCAAGAAGGTCTATGCTTTTGACGTGCAGGAGCAGGCGCTTGGAAAGACCAGTCAACGCTTGTCAGACTTGGGAATTGAAAATACGGAACTCATTTTAGATGGTCATGAAAATCTGGACCATTATGTTAGGGAGCCTATTCGAGCAGCTATTTTCAATTTAGGCTATCTACCATCTGCAGACAAGAGTGTCATCACCAAACCTCACACGACCCTTGAAGCTATTGAGAAGATTCTTGACCGCTTAGAGGTGGGTGGTCGCCTAGCTATTATGATTTACTACGGTCATGATGGTGGTGATATGGAGAAGGATGCTGTTCTTGAGTATGTGATTGGTTTAGACCAGCGTGTTTTTACAGCCATGCTGTATCAACCTATCAATCAAATTAATACCCCGCCATTTTTGGTGATGTTGGAGAAATTACAATGA
- a CDS encoding hemolysin family protein codes for MEDSSGQSLLFQFILLLILTLLSAFFSASEMALVSLNRSRVEQKAEEGDKKFIRLLKVLENPNNFLSTIQVGITFIGLLQGASLSASLGAVIATWFGNVAWAKTAGSVVSLVVLTYISIVFGELYPKRIAMNLKENLAIYSAPVIIVTGKIVSPFVWILSASTNLLSRLTPMTFDDADEPMTRDEIEYMLTKSEDTLEAEEIEMLQGIFSLDELMAREVMVPRTDAFMIDIEDDTQENIQAILKQSFSRIPVYEDNKDKIIGVIHTKNLLKAAYELGFENVNLRRIMNEPLFVPETIFVDDLLAAFRNTNNQMAILLDEYGGVAGLVTFEDLLEEIVGEIDDETDKASVEVREIGENTYIVEGSMTLNDFNEHFDTELESDDVDTIAGYYLTGVGAIPTQEVKEHYEVINKDKRLEFINDKVKDGRVTKLKVIITAAPEEAGE; via the coding sequence ATGGAAGACTCTAGCGGTCAGTCCTTATTATTTCAATTTATTTTATTACTAATTTTAACCTTACTTTCGGCCTTTTTCTCAGCGTCTGAGATGGCTTTAGTATCACTAAACCGTTCACGTGTGGAACAAAAGGCTGAAGAAGGCGACAAGAAATTTATTCGCCTGCTCAAGGTTCTTGAAAATCCCAATAACTTCTTATCAACTATTCAGGTTGGTATTACTTTTATCGGTCTTTTGCAAGGGGCTAGTCTCTCTGCTTCCCTAGGAGCAGTTATAGCGACCTGGTTTGGTAACGTAGCTTGGGCTAAAACAGCAGGTAGCGTGGTATCTTTGGTGGTCTTGACTTACATTTCTATCGTTTTTGGTGAGCTTTATCCTAAGCGTATTGCCATGAACCTAAAGGAAAATCTGGCCATCTACTCAGCACCTGTCATTATTGTAACTGGTAAGATTGTCAGTCCCTTTGTATGGATTCTTTCGGCATCAACCAACCTCTTGTCTCGTTTGACACCTATGACTTTTGATGATGCGGATGAGCCGATGACACGTGATGAGATTGAGTACATGTTGACCAAGAGTGAGGATACACTTGAAGCTGAAGAAATCGAAATGCTTCAAGGTATCTTTTCTCTTGATGAATTAATGGCGCGTGAAGTCATGGTTCCTCGTACAGATGCCTTCATGATAGATATTGAAGACGATACTCAGGAAAATATCCAAGCCATTCTAAAGCAAAGCTTCTCTCGTATCCCTGTCTACGAAGATAATAAGGATAAGATTATCGGTGTAATCCATACCAAAAACCTCCTTAAAGCGGCTTATGAGCTCGGTTTTGAGAATGTTAATCTTCGCCGTATCATGAATGAGCCCCTCTTTGTTCCAGAAACAATTTTCGTTGACGACCTCTTGGCAGCCTTTCGTAACACCAATAATCAAATGGCTATCTTACTTGATGAATATGGTGGTGTGGCTGGTCTGGTGACCTTCGAGGATCTTTTGGAAGAAATCGTCGGTGAAATTGATGACGAAACAGATAAAGCTAGTGTGGAAGTTCGTGAAATAGGAGAGAATACCTATATTGTTGAAGGATCTATGACTCTTAATGACTTCAATGAACACTTTGACACAGAGCTTGAAAGTGATGATGTTGACACTATCGCAGGCTATTATTTGACTGGTGTAGGAGCAATTCCCACTCAAGAAGTCAAGGAACATTACGAAGTTATCAACAAGGACAAACGTCTTGAATTTATTAACGATAAGGTTAAGGATGGTCGCGTAACCAAACTTAAGGTAATCATCACAGCTGCTCCAGAAGAAGCAGGAGAATAG
- the pflA gene encoding pyruvate formate-lyase-activating protein encodes MVEINYSQVTGLVHSTESFGSVDGPGIRFIVFMQGCKMRCQYCHNPDTWAMESNKAVERTVEDVLEEALRFRHFWGKQGGITVSGGEAMLQIDFVTALFTEAKKLGIHCTLDTCGSAYRNTPEYHEVIDKLLAVTDLVLLDIKEIDPEQHKFVTRQPNTNILEFAKYLSDKQVPVWIRHVLVPGFTDFDEHLVELGEFVKTLKNIDKFEILPYHTMGEFKWRELGIPYPLEGVKPPTADRVKNAKALMHTETYQEYKNRIGVKTLD; translated from the coding sequence ATGGTAGAAATTAATTACAGTCAGGTGACTGGACTTGTTCATTCAACTGAAAGTTTTGGATCCGTAGATGGTCCGGGAATCCGTTTTATTGTTTTTATGCAAGGCTGTAAGATGCGTTGCCAATATTGCCATAACCCAGACACGTGGGCAATGGAGTCAAATAAGGCTGTTGAGCGTACTGTCGAGGATGTTTTAGAAGAAGCTCTTCGTTTCCGTCATTTTTGGGGTAAACAGGGTGGTATCACCGTATCTGGTGGTGAGGCCATGCTTCAGATTGATTTTGTCACAGCCCTTTTTACGGAGGCTAAAAAGTTAGGTATTCATTGTACGCTTGATACCTGTGGATCTGCTTACCGTAATACTCCTGAATATCATGAAGTTATTGACAAACTCTTGGCTGTTACTGATTTGGTTCTACTTGACATTAAAGAGATTGACCCAGAGCAACATAAGTTTGTAACTCGCCAGCCTAATACGAATATCTTGGAATTTGCTAAATACTTGTCTGATAAACAAGTACCAGTCTGGATTCGTCATGTTTTGGTACCAGGTTTTACTGACTTTGATGAGCATCTGGTTGAATTGGGTGAATTTGTGAAGACCTTGAAAAATATCGATAAATTTGAAATTCTTCCATATCATACGATGGGGGAATTCAAGTGGCGTGAACTTGGCATCCCTTATCCATTGGAAGGTGTCAAACCACCAACTGCAGATCGTGTTAAAAATGCTAAGGCTCTTATGCATACGGAAACTTATCAAGAGTATAAGAATCGTATCGGGGTTAAAACCTTGGATTAA
- a CDS encoding pyridoxal phosphate-dependent aminotransferase gives MKTFDKSSKLEHVAYDIRGPVLDEANRMIAKGEKILRLNTGNPAEFGFTAPDEVIRDLIMNVRNSEGYSDSKGIFSARKAIMQYCQLKGFPNVDIDDIYIGNGVSEMIPMSMQALLDDGDEVLVPMPDYPLWTACVSLAGGNAVHYVCDEKSNWYPDIDDIKSKITSNTKAIVIINPNNPTGALYPKDVLEQIVDIARQNDLIIFADEIYDRLVMDGKKHIAIASLAPDVFCVSMNGLSKSHRICGFRVGWMVLSGPKKNVRGYIEGLDMLSNMRLCSNVLSQHVIQTSLGGYQSVDELLIPGGRIYEQREFITNTVNDIPGLTAVKPDAGLYIFPKIDRNMYDIDDDEEFCLRLLKKEKVLLVPGKGFNWNEPDHFRIVYLPRVEELADLGNKIERVLSYYKR, from the coding sequence ATGAAAACATTTGATAAATCATCAAAGTTGGAACACGTTGCCTATGATATTCGTGGTCCAGTTTTGGATGAGGCCAACCGTATGATTGCCAAAGGTGAAAAAATTCTCCGTCTGAACACAGGAAATCCTGCGGAATTTGGTTTTACAGCACCAGATGAAGTCATTCGTGACTTAATTATGAATGTTCGTAACAGTGAGGGGTATTCAGATAGTAAGGGGATTTTCTCAGCTCGTAAGGCTATTATGCAGTATTGCCAGCTTAAGGGTTTCCCAAATGTAGACATCGATGATATCTATATTGGTAACGGTGTGTCAGAGATGATTCCCATGTCTATGCAGGCCTTGCTTGATGATGGTGATGAAGTCTTGGTTCCAATGCCAGACTATCCTCTTTGGACAGCCTGTGTCAGTCTAGCTGGCGGTAACGCTGTTCACTATGTCTGTGATGAAAAATCTAACTGGTATCCAGACATTGATGATATCAAATCAAAGATTACATCAAATACTAAGGCTATTGTTATTATCAATCCGAATAACCCGACAGGTGCTCTTTACCCTAAAGATGTTCTTGAACAGATTGTCGATATTGCACGCCAAAATGATTTGATTATCTTTGCGGATGAGATTTATGACCGCTTGGTTATGGATGGTAAGAAGCACATTGCTATTGCAAGTCTTGCACCAGACGTTTTCTGTGTATCTATGAATGGTCTTTCTAAATCTCACCGTATTTGTGGTTTCCGTGTAGGTTGGATGGTTCTTTCTGGGCCTAAGAAGAATGTTCGGGGCTATATTGAAGGGCTTGATATGTTGTCCAATATGCGCCTTTGCTCTAATGTGCTCTCTCAACACGTAATTCAGACCTCACTTGGGGGCTACCAATCTGTTGATGAGCTCCTGATTCCAGGTGGTCGTATTTATGAACAACGTGAGTTTATTACAAACACAGTAAACGATATTCCAGGACTCACAGCTGTTAAGCCAGATGCGGGTCTTTACATCTTCCCTAAGATTGACCGCAACATGTATGATATTGACGATGATGAAGAGTTCTGTCTTCGTCTTTTGAAGAAGGAAAAGGTCCTCTTGGTTCCAGGTAAAGGCTTTAACTGGAATGAACCGGACCACTTCCGTATTGTCTACCTTCCTCGTGTAGAAGAATTGGCTGATCTTGGAAATAAAATCGAGCGTGTTTTGTCATATTATAAGCGCTAA
- a CDS encoding universal stress protein produces MSQQYKHIMVAIDGSHESELAFLKGVHVAKRNNAQLLLVHVIDTRALQSIMTFDSYIYEKLEDEAKAVLANYERQAREAGLTKIRKVIEFGNPKSLLAVDIPDKENVDLIMIGATGLNTFERLLIGSSSEYILRHAKVDLLVVRDSEKTL; encoded by the coding sequence ATGTCTCAACAATATAAACATATTATGGTAGCCATCGACGGTTCTCACGAATCAGAGCTGGCCTTTCTCAAAGGTGTGCACGTTGCAAAACGTAATAACGCACAGTTACTTTTAGTACACGTTATCGATACACGCGCCCTTCAAAGCATTATGACTTTCGACTCTTATATCTATGAAAAACTAGAAGACGAGGCTAAAGCTGTATTGGCTAACTATGAACGTCAAGCCAGAGAAGCTGGTTTAACTAAGATTCGCAAAGTTATTGAGTTCGGTAATCCTAAGAGCCTTTTGGCTGTTGATATCCCTGATAAGGAAAATGTTGACCTTATTATGATTGGTGCCACTGGTCTCAATACTTTTGAGCGTTTGCTTATCGGTTCATCTTCTGAGTACATTCTCCGTCACGCAAAAGTTGACTTGCTCGTTGTTCGTGATTCTGAAAAAACGCTATAG
- a CDS encoding ABC transporter ATP-binding protein, which yields MSLIRLENVSLARQGKTLLSNLNWSVEKGQTWAILGLNGAGKSTLLRLLTAEFFPSEGHAEILGYTFGNGDITGLRKHIGIVSFFITERLPKHMTAEKIVLTGKYKSSILYRAYGDKELQEAKDMLTSLGAGDLIGRKYHGLSQGEKQICLIARSLMEDPDIIILDEATVGLDLFAREKLLRQIDRITSLPHAPLVLYVTHHAEEITENMDHILLLRQGKIVSQGSKNDVITPEVLADFYQNPVQIIPIDDHRFYINPLL from the coding sequence ATGTCACTTATACGCTTAGAAAATGTCAGCTTGGCTCGCCAAGGAAAAACACTCTTGTCCAATCTTAACTGGTCAGTTGAAAAAGGCCAGACCTGGGCTATCCTTGGACTTAATGGTGCAGGAAAATCAACACTTCTACGCTTATTGACAGCTGAGTTCTTTCCTTCCGAAGGTCATGCTGAAATACTTGGCTATACCTTTGGTAATGGAGACATCACGGGTCTTCGCAAACATATCGGTATTGTCAGTTTCTTCATCACTGAGCGTCTGCCTAAGCATATGACTGCAGAAAAAATCGTCCTTACTGGTAAATACAAGAGCTCAATCCTCTACAGGGCATATGGGGATAAGGAGTTGCAAGAAGCCAAGGACATGCTGACCTCACTTGGTGCTGGGGATTTGATAGGTCGTAAATACCATGGCCTCTCTCAAGGAGAAAAACAAATTTGTTTGATTGCTCGCAGTCTCATGGAAGATCCTGACATCATTATTCTTGATGAAGCGACTGTTGGCTTGGACCTATTTGCTCGTGAAAAACTCTTGCGTCAGATTGATCGTATCACCTCACTTCCTCATGCTCCACTGGTTCTTTACGTCACTCACCACGCTGAGGAAATCACTGAAAACATGGACCATATTCTCCTACTCCGTCAAGGAAAAATCGTATCACAAGGATCCAAAAATGATGTCATCACACCAGAAGTCTTAGCTGACTTCTATCAAAATCCTGTTCAAATTATTCCAATTGACGACCATCGTTTTTACATTAACCCTCTTTTATAG
- a CDS encoding cysteine hydrolase family protein, with product MTKALISIDYSYDFVADDEKLTAGKPAQAIEDRIAQVTQEAYDNGDYIFVAMDRHDEGDTFHPETKLFPPHNIAGTAGRELYGKLAGVYDAIKDDHRVFWMDKRHYSAFSGTDLDIRLRERRVTTVVLTGVLTDICVLHTAIDAYNLGYDIEVVESATASLTTEAHDFAIGHFKNVLGATIVE from the coding sequence ATGACAAAAGCATTGATTTCAATTGATTACTCTTATGACTTTGTAGCAGATGATGAGAAGTTGACGGCTGGTAAGCCTGCCCAAGCCATTGAAGATCGCATTGCTCAGGTAACGCAAGAAGCCTATGACAATGGAGATTATATCTTTGTGGCTATGGACCGACATGATGAGGGGGATACTTTCCATCCTGAGACTAAACTCTTTCCGCCTCACAATATTGCAGGGACAGCTGGGCGAGAACTTTATGGTAAGTTGGCTGGTGTATATGATGCCATCAAGGATGATCATCGTGTCTTTTGGATGGACAAACGTCACTATTCAGCTTTTTCAGGAACAGATTTGGATATTCGTTTGCGTGAGCGTCGTGTGACAACAGTCGTTTTGACGGGAGTTTTAACAGATATTTGTGTGTTACATACGGCTATTGATGCTTATAATTTGGGCTATGATATCGAGGTGGTAGAGAGTGCAACAGCCTCCTTGACGACAGAAGCACATGATTTTGCCATTGGGCATTTTAAAAATGTTCTTGGAGCGACAATTGTAGAGTAA
- the codY gene encoding GTP-sensing pleiotropic transcriptional regulator CodY → MANLLDKTRKITSILQRSVDSLEGDLPYNNMAAQLADIIDCNAAIVNGGGALLGFAMKYKTNNDRVEEFFKAKQLPEEYIRGISRVYDTQENIGIDSDLTIFPVELKDDFPDGLTTIAPIYGGGMRLGSFIIWRNDHDFVDDDLILVEIASTVVGLQLLHLQTENLEETIRKQTAINMAINTLSYSEIKAVSAILNELDGLEGRLTASVIADRIGITRSVIVNALRKLESAGIIESRSLGMKGTYLKVLNEGIYDKLKEYE, encoded by the coding sequence ATGGCAAATTTGCTTGATAAAACACGTAAAATTACTTCTATCTTGCAACGCTCAGTAGATAGTTTGGAAGGAGATCTTCCATACAACAACATGGCTGCTCAGTTGGCAGATATTATTGATTGTAATGCTGCTATTGTAAATGGTGGAGGTGCTCTCCTTGGTTTTGCTATGAAATACAAAACCAACAATGACCGTGTGGAAGAGTTTTTTAAAGCTAAACAACTTCCAGAGGAATACATACGTGGTATCAGCCGTGTTTATGATACTCAAGAAAATATCGGTATTGACAGTGACTTGACCATCTTCCCAGTGGAATTAAAAGATGATTTCCCTGACGGTTTGACTACAATTGCACCAATCTATGGTGGTGGTATGCGTCTTGGTTCTTTCATTATTTGGCGTAACGACCATGATTTTGTGGACGACGACCTTATCTTGGTTGAGATTGCATCTACAGTAGTTGGTTTGCAATTGTTGCATCTTCAAACAGAAAACTTGGAAGAAACGATTCGTAAACAAACAGCTATTAATATGGCTATTAATACATTGTCTTACTCAGAAATCAAGGCAGTTTCAGCTATCTTGAATGAGTTGGACGGTTTAGAAGGTCGTTTGACAGCCTCTGTTATCGCGGACCGTATCGGAATCACTCGTTCTGTTATTGTTAATGCTCTTCGTAAATTAGAATCAGCTGGTATTATTGAAAGTCGTTCGCTTGGTATGAAAGGTACTTACCTTAAAGTCCTTAACGAAGGTATCTACGACAAATTGAAAGAATACGAATAA
- a CDS encoding SepM family pheromone-processing serine protease, giving the protein MANKTKSKSLLEKMWRIKWRLLSIFTVLFLLFALFFPLNNYYVELPGGAFDTKEVLTVNKKADDSKGSYNFVAVAQTKATLALMLYAQFNDFAKLQTAEEATGNYSDEDFMRINQFYMETSQNQAVYQGLTLAGKEVSLEYMGVYVLQVADDSSFKGVLNIADTVTAVNGKTFDNSTDMIKYVQGLKLGSKVKVTYMRDGKEKTATGKIIKIANGKNGIGIGLTDHTEIKSPENVKFKLDGVGGPSAGLMFTLAIYDQVSGQDLKAGRKIAGTGTIEKDGAVGDIGGAYLKVKSAADSGADIFFVPNNLVTKEMKKADPDAKTNYQEAKEAAEKLGTKMKIVPVKTAQEAIDFLKKTK; this is encoded by the coding sequence GTGGCAAACAAGACAAAATCTAAATCGCTATTAGAGAAAATGTGGCGTATTAAGTGGCGGTTATTAAGTATTTTTACGGTACTTTTCCTCCTTTTTGCCCTCTTTTTCCCGCTCAATAATTACTATGTGGAGCTTCCGGGTGGTGCTTTTGATACCAAGGAAGTCTTGACAGTGAATAAGAAAGCTGATGATTCTAAGGGCTCCTATAATTTTGTGGCGGTGGCTCAAACCAAGGCGACTTTGGCCTTGATGCTCTATGCTCAGTTTAATGATTTTGCAAAGCTTCAAACGGCTGAAGAGGCAACTGGAAATTACTCTGATGAAGATTTCATGCGCATCAACCAATTTTACATGGAGACTTCTCAAAACCAAGCGGTTTATCAGGGCTTGACTCTGGCTGGTAAGGAGGTTAGTTTGGAGTATATGGGTGTCTATGTGCTTCAGGTTGCTGATGATTCTAGCTTCAAGGGTGTCCTCAATATTGCTGATACGGTGACGGCTGTTAATGGTAAGACCTTTGATAATTCTACTGACATGATTAAATACGTTCAAGGACTTAAGCTGGGTTCAAAGGTCAAGGTCACTTATATGAGAGATGGCAAAGAAAAGACTGCTACTGGTAAGATTATTAAGATTGCCAATGGCAAAAATGGTATTGGTATCGGCCTAACGGACCATACTGAGATCAAGAGTCCTGAGAATGTTAAGTTTAAACTGGATGGTGTCGGTGGGCCAAGTGCTGGTCTTATGTTTACCTTGGCTATTTACGATCAGGTGTCTGGTCAAGACCTCAAGGCTGGCCGCAAGATTGCTGGTACAGGAACTATTGAAAAAGATGGGGCTGTCGGTGATATCGGTGGGGCCTATCTCAAGGTGAAATCTGCGGCTGATAGTGGCGCAGACATTTTCTTCGTGCCAAATAATCTAGTAACTAAGGAAATGAAAAAGGCTGATCCGGATGCCAAGACTAATTATCAAGAGGCCAAGGAAGCTGCCGAGAAACTGGGGACCAAGATGAAAATCGTCCCTGTTAAAACAGCTCAAGAAGCCATTGATTTTTTGAAAAAGACTAAATGA
- a CDS encoding cation:proton antiporter: MHLSLALLVLLLSLILSNVINRIFPRLPLPLIQIIFGVGIGFLLKGEVFELETELFLAFIIAPLLFREGEESDITSILRNWKLILFLIFPVIFVSTLGIGYLAKAVLPASVPLSACLALGAALGPTDFVAYSAISKRFSFPKWISYILQGEGLLNDASGLVAFRVAVTALTTGSFSLLDASWNLVISVIGGFLVGLITALLNRLFLTILDNMDAADVTGALLLELVLPISSYFVAEEIHVSGIIAVVVAGISLASRFKKITVFDAKLDSVSHTIWGTITFVLNGMVFFLLGTELPTLATPVLSSSTYDTLWMLLAIVLLTAIMFGIRFVMISAVLAQRAWRTKRSLKKIWKVATILTFSGVKGTVSIATILLLPVANMTALEHSLLTFTVAGVTLLSFLIGILILPRLATGPAHTTNHYMQIAILNDVVRELEKDLKQSANQGAVYATIDNYNQRLEDLILEQESNDIKEELANIRIMIMEIESEGLEYAYKKGKISELEYNLYQRYIKGLERRINRGFVSSLSYASAVFVLGLRRILHLAFTFKFRFEQEENRQGPRLTEENRDHMTELYLTNTEQVLEALSNLEGVYNSDLLSYLKRSRIREAEIIQSGAFVERVITHLNPDYVDEMLRGYFLERKIIIEYEQAGRISSRYARQLRKEVNTLENYSLKETSNTLIYDMINLARRGA; the protein is encoded by the coding sequence ATGCATTTATCATTAGCTTTGCTTGTTCTTCTGCTTAGCTTAATCTTATCGAACGTTATCAACCGCATTTTTCCACGACTTCCCCTACCTTTGATTCAAATTATTTTTGGAGTGGGTATTGGTTTTCTTCTTAAGGGGGAAGTTTTTGAGCTTGAAACGGAACTTTTTCTAGCGTTTATTATTGCTCCCTTGCTTTTTCGTGAGGGCGAAGAGAGTGACATTACCAGTATTCTACGTAACTGGAAGCTCATTCTGTTTTTGATTTTTCCAGTCATCTTCGTCTCTACGCTAGGAATCGGCTATCTTGCTAAGGCCGTCTTGCCTGCTTCGGTGCCCTTGTCTGCCTGTCTAGCCCTCGGTGCCGCTCTTGGTCCAACGGATTTTGTTGCCTATTCCGCTATCTCCAAACGCTTCAGTTTTCCAAAGTGGATTAGCTATATTCTGCAGGGAGAGGGTTTGCTAAATGATGCCTCTGGCTTGGTCGCCTTTCGGGTAGCAGTAACGGCTTTGACAACGGGATCCTTCTCCCTCCTGGACGCGAGCTGGAATTTGGTTATCTCTGTAATTGGTGGTTTTTTGGTTGGCTTGATTACAGCTCTATTGAATCGTCTTTTTTTGACCATTTTAGATAATATGGATGCAGCAGATGTCACAGGTGCACTCTTACTAGAGTTAGTGCTACCGATTTCCTCTTACTTTGTAGCTGAGGAAATACATGTCTCTGGAATTATTGCTGTTGTTGTAGCAGGGATTTCGCTTGCTAGCCGTTTCAAAAAAATCACCGTATTTGATGCCAAATTGGATAGTGTCTCCCATACGATTTGGGGAACCATTACCTTTGTTCTTAATGGTATGGTCTTTTTCCTTCTGGGGACGGAACTGCCAACCTTAGCAACCCCAGTACTGTCTAGCAGTACTTATGATACGCTTTGGATGCTTCTTGCCATAGTCTTGTTAACAGCGATCATGTTTGGAATTCGTTTTGTCATGATTAGTGCAGTGCTTGCCCAAAGAGCTTGGCGGACCAAACGGTCACTGAAAAAAATATGGAAGGTTGCTACGATTTTGACTTTTTCTGGCGTAAAAGGAACGGTTTCGATTGCAACAATCCTTTTACTTCCGGTTGCTAATATGACTGCGCTAGAACACAGTCTCTTGACCTTTACAGTAGCGGGTGTTACACTATTGAGCTTCTTGATAGGTATTTTAATTCTACCTAGGTTAGCTACCGGACCAGCACATACGACCAACCATTACATGCAGATTGCTATTCTTAATGATGTGGTAAGAGAGCTAGAAAAAGACCTGAAGCAGTCTGCAAATCAAGGAGCTGTTTATGCTACCATTGACAACTATAACCAACGTTTGGAAGATTTAATCTTGGAGCAGGAATCAAATGATATCAAGGAAGAGTTAGCTAATATCCGTATCATGATTATGGAAATCGAGAGTGAGGGTTTGGAATATGCCTACAAGAAGGGGAAGATTTCAGAACTCGAATACAATCTATACCAACGTTATATCAAAGGCTTGGAGCGCCGTATCAACCGTGGTTTTGTTTCTAGTCTCTCTTATGCCTCTGCTGTTTTCGTTCTTGGTCTTCGTAGAATTTTGCACCTAGCTTTTACCTTCAAGTTTCGATTTGAACAAGAGGAGAATAGGCAAGGTCCTCGATTGACCGAGGAAAATCGTGATCATATGACTGAGCTTTATTTAACAAATACTGAGCAGGTTTTGGAAGCCTTGAGTAATCTGGAAGGTGTCTATAATTCAGATCTTTTGTCTTATTTGAAACGCAGTCGGATTCGAGAGGCTGAAATTATTCAATCTGGAGCCTTTGTCGAGCGGGTTATCACTCACTTAAATCCAGACTATGTTGACGAAATGTTGCGAGGCTATTTTTTGGAACGTAAGATTATCATCGAATATGAACAAGCTGGGCGTATTTCTAGTCGTTATGCCAGACAGCTTCGTAAGGAAGTCAATACTTTGGAGAACTATTCTCTCAAAGAAACAAGCAATACTTTGATATATGATATGATCAATCTAGCCCGAAGGGGAGCTTAA